The DNA sequence GACCGTCCGTCCGGACGAGGACCGCCGGCGAGGTTCTCGGCAGAGTCGCCGCCTACGGCCCACGAATCCCGCACTCAGCTCACTGGACGCCCGGGCCCGGTCCGCTCGCCGTCGGCATCGCCGGATGACGGCCGACCGGCAGCACGTACTGGAGCGGCTGGTCCAGGTCGTCCAGCCCGAAGATCTCCTGCGCCAGGTCGTCCCGGAACCCGCCGAGCGGGGTGGTGCCCAGACGCAGCGCGGTGGCGGTCAGCAGGAGTGACTGCGCCAGGTGGCCCGCCTCCAGAAGTCCCAGCCGCAGGGCTCGCAGACCGTACCGTTCCCTGAGCCGCCCCAGATCGACATAGAGGCCCAGGACCACCGGGAGGGAGTCCGGCACGATGCGGTCGGGGTCGTCATGGGGGCGCGAGAGGTACGAGGACAACGACCTGACCTCGTCCATGGCGGGTGCCGGGCCGATGTACCGCAGCGCACGCCGTTGCGGCACGCACTGGTAGGTGCCCGGCGCCAGCCCCTGGACGTCCAGCGCGATCAGCCGGAGACCGGCGGTGTAGAGGGCACCGGCGCTCGGATAGGGCCGGTGGCGCATGAGCCGTTCACTGCCGTCGGCGAACCTGTGCACCGACTCGTGCCCCGACGCGTGTGCGCCCCACAGCAGTGTGCCGAGGGTTGGTGCGTCCAGTGGGCCTGTCAGTGCGCCTCGCCGGGAGACGCGGCTGTTCATCACCGTCTGCAGATCCGTGGCGGGGAACGGGCCGGCCGGAAGCGGACGTTCCGATGCGGCTGGGGGAGCGTGTTCTTCGGCCGGGCGGGCCGGCAGGTCGCGGGGCGCCGAGTCCTGCTCCCGTCCGACGTGGAACTTGCTCCGTTCCAGGTACTGCCGGTCGGGGGAGGTGTGGCCGTCCGGGAAGTACGAGGCCGTCCCGCCCCGGTCCAGGAGGGTGCGCGCGGCCAGTCGGCACACCGCCCGCTCCTCGTCGGGCGCTATCCCCAGGCGGTTGAAGAGCATGTGCAGCTGGGACGCCCATATCCGCGGGCGGTCCATCGCGGGGGAAGCGGCGCCGAGGACCCGGTCGGCGTCGCGGACGCCGTCGTACCAGTCGCTCGGCGCGCCCTGGCCGGTGCCGTCCTCCCAAGCTTGCCTCAGGGCCCGTGCCCGGGTCGTGAGAGCCTCGCGTTGCAGCGCGTAGACACTGTTCACCCTCGCGTGGACGTGCTGGGGGCCGAGCAGCGGCACATTCTCGGCCCACCGCCAGCCCGCGGCGTGCCGCCGTAACCACTGCGCCGCCGTCAGCCGGTCCATGCCGCAGGCGAGAGCGGTGGCGTGGGCGAGATCGATGCCCAGGGCGAGCCGGGCGCTGCCCCGCGGGGTGTCACGGACGGCCCGCACGGCGACCCGGCTCGACAGGACGAACACCTCTTCCGCCACCGGCAGGGCCTCGGGACCTCCATAGCGCGCGGTCTCCGGAACGTAGCGCTCCACGCGTACCTCGGCGTGCTCCGCCTGCCCGCGTACGAAATCGGCGACCGGTAGCCGCCCGGCCGACCGCGCGAGACCTGCCGGCAGGGACGCGGCCCGCGCCTTCGGTACTCCGCGCACCCGGATGCGCAGATGGTGCCCGCCCTCGTCGTAGCGGATGTAGAACCAGCCGGTGGCCTCGCCGTCGGCGACGAGCCCGTCCAGGAGCGGAGCCACGGACTCGGTGAGGAAGGCGTCGACGTCCTCGGGTGCGGACCGCAGGAAGCAGTGGAGACTCAGCCAGGTGCTCGCCCCTGTGCCCCCTCCTGTCTCCCCCTCCGTCCCGCCGGTGCGCGCCACGCCTCGGGGTGGGCTCCGCCGGGCGGAAGCAGGCGGTTTCCGGGGTCCGTTCGTCATGTGGTGGGTTCCTGTTCCGGGGTTCTGGTCGCCGGGGTGTCCCGGCCCGGGGCGTCGCGCCTGTGTTTTTCTGTCACGGGAAGGGATGCGGATGCAGTGCGAGTTCGTCATGGCGTGCCTCGCGCTGGGCGCGTCCCAGCCGGTACGGCACTTCCAGGAGCCGGTCGAGCCCGTGGGTGCGCCGGTTGACATGCCCGAACGTCATCGGCAGCGAGCCCGGCACCACGACCTTCACCGTGTGGAGCCCGAGCCGGTCGCGTACGGCGGACTGGTTCAGAGGGGTGATGAGGACTTCCAGCCCGAGGCCGGCGAGGCGGGTCACGGTCTGCTCCAGCAGCGTGGCGGTCTCAGGCAGGGGCCCCGGTGTGGGGGGCCAGATGTCCTGCCAGTCCGTGCCCGGGCTCCGTGGGTCGAGGAAGTCCAGCCGGGGACGGGCCTCGGGGAGGGTGTTGAGGGCCACATGGTCGGTGAGGGTCGTGACGAGTTCGGGCTGGTGCAGCATCGGGAGCAGCCGTCGCCGGTCGAATGTCCGGGGTTCTGCCCGGTGCCGGTGGACGGCGTTGACCACATTGGTCACTACCTCGGCGATGGCGGAACGGATCGCGGTTCGCGGATGGTGATGGCTTCCGGCGGCGATGAACGCCTGTGGTGCTGAGGCGGGTTCGCCCCGGTGCAGGGCGACGGCGATGACGGCGGGTATCCGGAAGTCGTTCGTCGCGTCATACAGCGTCACCCGGTAACCGGCGAGCGCCGCACGGTCCACGAGGTGCGTCACTTCCTGGTCTTCCGCGGGCACGGTGATCCGGCGCAGGGGGGTGCGCGCGTACCACGCCATCAGGAAGGCGTCCCGCTCGGCGACCTCGAACAGCCCGTACAGTGCCGCCTCCGCCGGGCTGTTGCCCATTCCGCAGCCGCTGGAGCACTCGTACACCACGCGTGGCCGGCCCGGGCTCGCGTCCCAGTAGGCCACGTGCTCGGGCACCGCCGTCGTACGGTCATGGGTGAGGGACCAGGCGTGTACCCAGTCCAGTTCGAGGTCCGGTGTGTACGGCACGGTCGTGGAGGCGGGGTGGCCGTGGTGGGCGGGGTCGGGCAGTCCGAGCCGTACCGGGTCCACCGCCCGGTCGGGGCCGAGCTCCGCGTACGGGGCGCGCAGCACGGTCCGGTGGCCGGTGGGGCTCATCGATGCCAGGCGTTCGGCCGCCTCGAACAGGGCGATGCGCTCGCTGCTCTCGAAGTCGATGCTTCGTCCGTAGCCGCCGTCGCGTGTGTGACGGCCGTAGGTCACGTATGCGCTTGTCAGGCTGTGGGCGGACTCTTCGGTGCGCAGGATCTGGTGGACCGGTCCGAATCGCTCGTCGTACAGCACCTTCCGCAGGCTTGCTACTCCGGTTCGGGGGTTGGGTTCACGCAGCGTCGCGGGGTCGGTGGGGGGCCTCGGCGATCGGCGGGCGTCCGGGCCGAACGCGGCCTCGGCCACCTCGGCACTGTCGGGGGGCAGCGGATGGCAGACCGGGCATCCGCCCACGGGTTCGAAGTGGTGGGTGGACCAGGTGCCCCGGCCGTGGTGGACGACGTGGATGACCGTCCGGCCGTCCTTCCCCGCCGGGTCGCTGTGCTGGAGGGAGTGGGCCAGTACACCGACGGCATGGAGAAACGCGGGGGAGGGCCGGCCCTCCAGCCGCAGTCCGGGGCTGTTCCAGGGCACCCGGCCGCCGATCGTTGCCAGTCGCCGGTACTCGCTGCACGACAGGCACCCCCGCGCGCCGGGGTGCAGTACGGGCCCTACCACCGTCAGGGCGCCGTCGCACCGGACGGGTGTGAGGGTGACCGGGTGGCGCAGTGCGTGCCGGGACAGCTCCTCCGCGTCTCCCAGGGTCCAGGTGTCCAGGAGCACGACCGCACGGCCTTCGGTGAACTGCAGGGCGCCCGCCGTATCGAGGACGGTGGTGCGCGTTTCATCGGCCAGGGCCTGCCGGAGCTGGTCGGCTGTGGTCACCGGAGTCCTTCCGAGGAGGTGGCGGGGTGCGTGACGTGCGCGGGGCGGGTGGACAGGACCGAGAAGCCGCACTGTCGCAGCGCCGACCACAGCGCGTGGATGCCGGCGGGGGCGGTGGCCGGCGGTTCCCAGGGCTGCGGGGAGTGTCCGGTGAGGCCGGTGAGGACGTCCTGGAGGTACGGTTCCCGGCCGGCCAGTTCCGTCAGCCACGCCGAGGTCCACCCCGTGTCCTCCCAGGGCGCCTGTTCCCCGGTCCGGGCGAGTGCCGCGGACGCACCGCTGGGTGTCACCAGGTGGTGGGCGTGCGCGGCGGCCGTGGCCGACTGGGCTCCGACGACGGCGGAGAGCGCGGCGAAGGCGACGGCGTCCTCCGCCGTCGCCTCAACAGCCGTGCCGAGCGGACCGGATGCGGGCTCTGCCGTCGTGCGCCCATGGACCCGGGCGAGGAACACGGGCCGGCCGCCCGAGCCCAGGCGCGAGACCGTGACGGTTGCCTCGACGCCGAGCCGGTGGACCAGAACGGACCACCAGTGCGCTGCCTGGGGATGGCGTGCGGCCGCGGGGCTCCAGGGCCCCGTCACCGGGTGGTCCGCGTCCGGGGCTGCGGCTGCCTCCGAGCGACTGCTCGGCGGCGTGTTCTCCCCGCCGGTGCGCCCGGCGGCCCCGGGGCCCTGCCCTGTCACCGCCCGCCGCAACGCCCGCCCGCGCGCGTGTTCCGTGCCGGCTCCGACGACCAGGCCCCTCTCGCCGTTTCCCAGACGGAGCTCGGCCGCACGGCAGACCGCTTCCAGCCGGGCGAGGTCTGCCCGGGCGGAACCGGACACCAGGGTGCCCTCCTCCGCCGGGCAGTGGACCAGCGCCGCGGGGAGCTGGGGGAGCGCCCCGGGGACGGGTTCCTCCAGTACCCCGGTCCTGCTGTCGGTGAGCACCGCGACACGGGCCAGCGACTCGGCCAGCGTAAGCACCGCGGCAGGGGGAAGAGCCCGGTCGGTGTCGATGAGCACGGGCCCCGGCCAGCTCCGGTACTCGCCCCGCAACGGCTCCTGTTCCGCGATGAGCGCCATCGGCAGTCCGGGAAGGAGCCGGGCGTCGCCGGCCTCGGCCGACGGGTCGCGGAGCCCGGCCACCGCACACACCAGCCGCTGCGCCGCGGACGAGGCCAGGAGCGCGGGCAGCGCCGGGTGCCCGGCCGCACCGGGAACCTCCCGCCGGCGTAATCTGCTCGCCAGCGCGTCGGCGTCCGCCCGTGCCTGGTCCGTGCTGCCCACGGGGGTGACGAACCCGATGCCCGCCCGTACGCCGAGGGCCACCGCCATCTCCGCCGGGCCCCGCTCCTGTGCGGAGTCCGGGGGCTCGCGGTGGCCGGAGGCGACAAGGAGGACCTGCCCGTGCGGCAGTTGTGCCGTCTCCACGACCTGGGCCCGGATACCGGCCCGGTCCAGTGCCTGTGCGGCGGTGCGTGCGAGCGGGCTGTCCGCGGGCGCGGCGAGGACTTGCGCGCGGCCGCGGGCGAGCGCGGCCGCTGCCGCGGCGGGCCGGTCGGCGACCGCCCCGAGCCACTGCGCGGCTCCGTCGGCCATCCCGCCGGCGGGACGCTCGACCAGGAGGTCGTGGTCGTGCAACTGGCCGACCACCGTGAGCAGGGCCGCCCGGAGCGGCGAACCCGCCGGGGCTGCCGGGACCGGGGCCGCGTTCCCGTCCGGGGCCAGGGCCCTGGCCAGGTGGTCCCAGAGCAACGGCAGCCCGGGGCCGCCTTCCAGGGTGAGGCTGTTGATCCAGCCCCGCAGGTGTACGCCGTTGTGGAGCACGGTGACCGAGACTCCCGGACGCAAGGTCCACCGCCCCAGTGAGTCCAGCGCGTCCGGCGCGGGCCGTTCCCGCCGGGGGGAGGTGGCCGTGCCGTACGCCGACTGATCGGTGGTCATCGGTCTTCCCTTCGGTTCGCGTGCCCGGCGGGTGCGCGGTCGCCCGCGTCGCCCAGGGGCCGTCCGGCCCGGTAGGTCTCCACCACCAGCTCGACCGCCGCCGACTTCTCGTCCCGGGCGGGGACGGGCAGCGCCTCCTCCAGGACCACGCCCCGCGGGTGGCGGCCCAGCCACTTGCCCAGGCAGCGCAGATGCAGAGCGTCGCCGAGATCGACGTACTGCGGCTTGGGGCGGTCCAGAGCACGCAGGAGATCCTCGTCCACCCGCCCGCTCCCCGACGGTGGCGTGGCACGCAGATAGAGCTGATCCGGTACGCCGAGCAGAGCCCGCCAGCGCGCCACCGTGCCCACCGGTATCTCACCCTCGGCCGCGAGCTCCGCGAGCAGCACCGTCACCGTGGAGCCCGCCAGCTCCCACCGGCGGCGCCGCAGCACGAGATGGCGGTGGCGCAGGCGCGGGGTACGCACCAGTTCTCCGCCGGGTACGGCGGTGCGGTGACGGGGCACCAGGGCACTGAAGTCGGTGATGCCGTGCGGGTGGTCCATCAGCAGGGGCGCGAGCCTCGGCTGCAGCAGGAGCGGGGCGAACACCCCCGCGTAGAGCACATCGGCCCGCTCACCGGTGACCTTGATCCGGACACGTACCTCATCGTCGGCCAGGTCATGGACGAGTTCGACGTCGTCCGCGCCGAGGGAGGTGTACGAGCGGTCCGGCCCGATCTCCCGCGGCACGAACAGCGGATGCAGGTTGGCGTTGAAGCCGCTGACCGGGCGCACCTGGGCCACCGCGGCTCCGGGACCGAGCGCGTCGGACACGGCGGCGGCCGTTCCCCGCGCGGCCCCGGCGTCCACGGAATCCAGGAACCTGCTGCTGAAGCGCCCCCACCCCCCGTACACGTGGTTCACGCACAGCTCCCCGCCGGGTGCCCGCTGGAGGAACTCCGTGTAGGAGACCGGGCGCCGGGTCGCCCACGGCGGCAGCCGGGAGCCGAGTGCGGCCACCAGACCGGCCGGCAGGACGACGTCGTCACCGGGCCCGCCGCCGCTGCGGGCGTGCGCCCGGTGCACGGCCTCCACCAGCTCGGCCCGGAGCGCGGCGAGCCGCCGGATGCCGCCGGCGGCGGTGGATCCGTCCCCGTCCGCCCCGGGGGCGCCTTCGCCGAAGGTCCTCGCGGCCCGCTGCCACGCCTCGTTGGCGTCCGCGCCGAAGTCCCACACGTGCGGGCAGACCCCACCGGGCCCGTACCGGGCGACGAAGCTGTCCCGCACCTGCCGGCGCACCACGGGTCCGAGGTCGAACACCTCGGCGAGGATGGCCAGTTCGCTGATCGCCCGGTGGTCCCTGTCGCCGAGAAAGCCGTCCAGGCCGACCGGCTGCCGCATCACCACGTCCTCGCTGAGAACGGTGAGGCGGGTGGGGTCCGGGCCCACGGGGCGGCCCACCTCGTCGAGGAGCGTCACCCAGCGGTCCCTGAGGGTGGCGAGCAAGGCGGCGCGACGGCCGGGTTCCGCCGTGCCGAACTCACCGGTGACGAGGAACAGATCGTCGATACGCAGAGCCAGTTCATGGTCCTGCGGTGAGCCGGTCCCGCGCAGCCAGCGCGCGAGCCGGGGCAAGGGGTCCGGGTCCTGCGGGTCGAAGGGCTCCACCGCGACGAGCAGCCCCGCGTCCCGGACCTGCCCGACGAAGGCGGACGCCGCGTCCACCTGCGCCGGCTCCGCGTCCGTCGCTCCTTCTGCCGCGAGCATCGCGGCCAGGGCGTCGAGGGTGGCCGGGGGTCGCACAGCGCGG is a window from the Streptomyces sp. MMBL 11-1 genome containing:
- a CDS encoding lantibiotic dehydratase, giving the protein MRPPATLDALAAMLAAEGATDAEPAQVDAASAFVGQVRDAGLLVAVEPFDPQDPDPLPRLARWLRGTGSPQDHELALRIDDLFLVTGEFGTAEPGRRAALLATLRDRWVTLLDEVGRPVGPDPTRLTVLSEDVVMRQPVGLDGFLGDRDHRAISELAILAEVFDLGPVVRRQVRDSFVARYGPGGVCPHVWDFGADANEAWQRAARTFGEGAPGADGDGSTAAGGIRRLAALRAELVEAVHRAHARSGGGPGDDVVLPAGLVAALGSRLPPWATRRPVSYTEFLQRAPGGELCVNHVYGGWGRFSSRFLDSVDAGAARGTAAAVSDALGPGAAVAQVRPVSGFNANLHPLFVPREIGPDRSYTSLGADDVELVHDLADDEVRVRIKVTGERADVLYAGVFAPLLLQPRLAPLLMDHPHGITDFSALVPRHRTAVPGGELVRTPRLRHRHLVLRRRRWELAGSTVTVLLAELAAEGEIPVGTVARWRALLGVPDQLYLRATPPSGSGRVDEDLLRALDRPKPQYVDLGDALHLRCLGKWLGRHPRGVVLEEALPVPARDEKSAAVELVVETYRAGRPLGDAGDRAPAGHANRREDR
- a CDS encoding thiopeptide-type bacteriocin biosynthesis protein, giving the protein MARTGGTEGETGGGTGASTWLSLHCFLRSAPEDVDAFLTESVAPLLDGLVADGEATGWFYIRYDEGGHHLRIRVRGVPKARAASLPAGLARSAGRLPVADFVRGQAEHAEVRVERYVPETARYGGPEALPVAEEVFVLSSRVAVRAVRDTPRGSARLALGIDLAHATALACGMDRLTAAQWLRRHAAGWRWAENVPLLGPQHVHARVNSVYALQREALTTRARALRQAWEDGTGQGAPSDWYDGVRDADRVLGAASPAMDRPRIWASQLHMLFNRLGIAPDEERAVCRLAARTLLDRGGTASYFPDGHTSPDRQYLERSKFHVGREQDSAPRDLPARPAEEHAPPAASERPLPAGPFPATDLQTVMNSRVSRRGALTGPLDAPTLGTLLWGAHASGHESVHRFADGSERLMRHRPYPSAGALYTAGLRLIALDVQGLAPGTYQCVPQRRALRYIGPAPAMDEVRSLSSYLSRPHDDPDRIVPDSLPVVLGLYVDLGRLRERYGLRALRLGLLEAGHLAQSLLLTATALRLGTTPLGGFRDDLAQEIFGLDDLDQPLQYVLPVGRHPAMPTASGPGPGVQ
- a CDS encoding TOMM precursor leader peptide-binding protein; this encodes MTTADQLRQALADETRTTVLDTAGALQFTEGRAVVLLDTWTLGDAEELSRHALRHPVTLTPVRCDGALTVVGPVLHPGARGCLSCSEYRRLATIGGRVPWNSPGLRLEGRPSPAFLHAVGVLAHSLQHSDPAGKDGRTVIHVVHHGRGTWSTHHFEPVGGCPVCHPLPPDSAEVAEAAFGPDARRSPRPPTDPATLREPNPRTGVASLRKVLYDERFGPVHQILRTEESAHSLTSAYVTYGRHTRDGGYGRSIDFESSERIALFEAAERLASMSPTGHRTVLRAPYAELGPDRAVDPVRLGLPDPAHHGHPASTTVPYTPDLELDWVHAWSLTHDRTTAVPEHVAYWDASPGRPRVVYECSSGCGMGNSPAEAALYGLFEVAERDAFLMAWYARTPLRRITVPAEDQEVTHLVDRAALAGYRVTLYDATNDFRIPAVIAVALHRGEPASAPQAFIAAGSHHHPRTAIRSAIAEVVTNVVNAVHRHRAEPRTFDRRRLLPMLHQPELVTTLTDHVALNTLPEARPRLDFLDPRSPGTDWQDIWPPTPGPLPETATLLEQTVTRLAGLGLEVLITPLNQSAVRDRLGLHTVKVVVPGSLPMTFGHVNRRTHGLDRLLEVPYRLGRAQREARHDELALHPHPFP